Proteins encoded within one genomic window of Oryza glaberrima chromosome 12, OglaRS2, whole genome shotgun sequence:
- the LOC127758250 gene encoding uncharacterized protein LOC127758250 isoform X4, with product MLFVLAKQCACSRFVQSEKCVAVVIWAFFFAHLMAGILSLHVDSAHGCDPEYLFPFSASSSLSCSEFTAVPVFSYPLHLFFLMLLPQHHPLFHPEQSPEFLNLHGMNPEMLKKVHRRQLSGARRKMAGRKLWLEMINRLLHQNSELW from the exons ATGCTCTTTGTATTGGCTAAACAATGT GCGTGTTCGAGATTTGTTCAGTCAGAGAAGTGTGTTGCCGTGGTGATTTGGGCCTTCTTCTTTGCCCATCTCATGGCCG GAATTTTGTCTCTGCATGTGGACTCAGCTCATGGTTGTGATCCAG AatatttgtttcctttttcaGCTTCTTCTTCATTGTCTTGTTCAGAATTCACAGCAGTCCCAGTTTTTTCATATCCATTGCATCT ATTCTTCTTGATGTTGCTGCCTCAGCATCATCCACTTTTTCACCCAGAGCAATCCCCT GAATTTCTGAATCTGCATGGAATGAACCCTGAAATGCTCAAAAAG GTTCATCGGCGGCAACTGTCAGGtgcgaggaggaagatggcAGGTCGAAAGCTATGGCTGGAAATGATCAACCGCTTGTtgcatcagaattcagagctTTGGTAG
- the LOC127758250 gene encoding uncharacterized protein LOC127758250 isoform X1, protein MYDIYIYPFPIATLGALWTSSTVVGGTLHRLVPQCSAQACSRFVQSEKCVAVVIWAFFFAHLMAGILSLHVDSAHGCDPEYLFPFSASSSLSCSEFTAVPVFSYPLHLFFLMLLPQHHPLFHPEQSPEFLNLHGMNPEMLKKVHRRQLSGARRKMAGRKLWLEMINRLLHQNSELW, encoded by the exons ATGTATGATATATACATTTATCCTTTTCCGATCGCAACCCTCGGTGCGCTCTGGACGTCCTCCACGGTGGTCGGTGGTACGCTGCATCGCTTGGTACCACAATGCTCGGCTCAGGCGTGTTCGAGATTTGTTCAGTCAGAGAAGTGTGTTGCCGTGGTGATTTGGGCCTTCTTCTTTGCCCATCTCATGGCCG GAATTTTGTCTCTGCATGTGGACTCAGCTCATGGTTGTGATCCAG AatatttgtttcctttttcaGCTTCTTCTTCATTGTCTTGTTCAGAATTCACAGCAGTCCCAGTTTTTTCATATCCATTGCATCT ATTCTTCTTGATGTTGCTGCCTCAGCATCATCCACTTTTTCACCCAGAGCAATCCCCT GAATTTCTGAATCTGCATGGAATGAACCCTGAAATGCTCAAAAAG GTTCATCGGCGGCAACTGTCAGGtgcgaggaggaagatggcAGGTCGAAAGCTATGGCTGGAAATGATCAACCGCTTGTtgcatcagaattcagagctTTGGTAG
- the LOC127758250 gene encoding uncharacterized protein LOC127758250 isoform X2: protein MYDIYIYPFPIATLGALWTSSTVVGGTLHRLVPQCSAQACSRFVQSEKCVAVVIWAFFFAHLMAGILSLHVDSAHGCDPASSSLSCSEFTAVPVFSYPLHLFFLMLLPQHHPLFHPEQSPEFLNLHGMNPEMLKKVHRRQLSGARRKMAGRKLWLEMINRLLHQNSELW, encoded by the exons ATGTATGATATATACATTTATCCTTTTCCGATCGCAACCCTCGGTGCGCTCTGGACGTCCTCCACGGTGGTCGGTGGTACGCTGCATCGCTTGGTACCACAATGCTCGGCTCAGGCGTGTTCGAGATTTGTTCAGTCAGAGAAGTGTGTTGCCGTGGTGATTTGGGCCTTCTTCTTTGCCCATCTCATGGCCG GAATTTTGTCTCTGCATGTGGACTCAGCTCATGGTTGTGATCCAG CTTCTTCTTCATTGTCTTGTTCAGAATTCACAGCAGTCCCAGTTTTTTCATATCCATTGCATCT ATTCTTCTTGATGTTGCTGCCTCAGCATCATCCACTTTTTCACCCAGAGCAATCCCCT GAATTTCTGAATCTGCATGGAATGAACCCTGAAATGCTCAAAAAG GTTCATCGGCGGCAACTGTCAGGtgcgaggaggaagatggcAGGTCGAAAGCTATGGCTGGAAATGATCAACCGCTTGTtgcatcagaattcagagctTTGGTAG
- the LOC127758250 gene encoding uncharacterized protein LOC127758250 isoform X3, translated as MYDIYIYPFPIATLGALWTSSTVVGGTLHRLVPQCSAQACSRFVQSEKCVAVVIWAFFFAHLMAGILSLHVDSAHGCDPEFTAVPVFSYPLHLFFLMLLPQHHPLFHPEQSPEFLNLHGMNPEMLKKVHRRQLSGARRKMAGRKLWLEMINRLLHQNSELW; from the exons ATGTATGATATATACATTTATCCTTTTCCGATCGCAACCCTCGGTGCGCTCTGGACGTCCTCCACGGTGGTCGGTGGTACGCTGCATCGCTTGGTACCACAATGCTCGGCTCAGGCGTGTTCGAGATTTGTTCAGTCAGAGAAGTGTGTTGCCGTGGTGATTTGGGCCTTCTTCTTTGCCCATCTCATGGCCG GAATTTTGTCTCTGCATGTGGACTCAGCTCATGGTTGTGATCCAG AATTCACAGCAGTCCCAGTTTTTTCATATCCATTGCATCT ATTCTTCTTGATGTTGCTGCCTCAGCATCATCCACTTTTTCACCCAGAGCAATCCCCT GAATTTCTGAATCTGCATGGAATGAACCCTGAAATGCTCAAAAAG GTTCATCGGCGGCAACTGTCAGGtgcgaggaggaagatggcAGGTCGAAAGCTATGGCTGGAAATGATCAACCGCTTGTtgcatcagaattcagagctTTGGTAG
- the LOC127757964 gene encoding CSC1-like protein RXW8, protein MKISGLLTSAGINIALSVLFISLYSVLRKQPANVRVYFGRRIAEEHNRLREAFILERFVPSTGWIVKALQCTEEEILAAAGLDAVVFNRILVFSLRIFSLAAILCVFGILPLNYFGQDIHHVRIPSESLDIFTIGNVKVRSRWLWVHCVALYIISGVACILLYLEYKHIARLRLRHLTCAMPNPSHFTVLVRGIPKETKESCSNAIDDFFTKYHGSSYLFHQVVYKVGKVQKIMTGAKKAYRKFKHFTDSTIDQRCRAISYRCCLCGASSNSFQLLATGLEQNQGKSDLQDSSLKLDDQECAAAFVYFRTRYAALVASEILQTSNPMKWVTDLAPEPDDVYWSNLWLPYKQLWIRRIATLLGSIVFMLFFLIPVTFIQGLSQLEQLQQRLPFLKRILEKKYMSQLVTGYLPSVILQIFLYAVAPIMILFSTLEGPISHSERKRSACCKVLYFTVWNIFFGNVLSGTVISQLNVLSSPKDIPVQLARAIPVQATFFITYVLTSGWASLSSELMQLFGLIWNFVRKYILRMPEDTEFVPSFPYHTEVPKVLLFGLLGFTCSVLAPLILPFLLVYFFLGYIVYRNQLLNVYRTRYDTGGLYWPIAHNAVIFSLVLTQIICLGVFGLKESPVAAGFTIPLIILTLLFNQYCRNRLLPLFRTTPAQDLIDMDREDERSGRMDEIHHRLHSAYCQFYDTEDIPLEKIQTVGSDEEQGSSSDKSNGKETFEEPRAELSHPTLNGLPVSRLRHAVKSITFLVRLQKRGLSE, encoded by the exons ATGAAAATCAGCGGACTTCTGACCTCTGCTGGCATCAATATCGCTCTTTCTGTGCTGTTTATATCGCTCTATTCTGTTCTGAGGAAGCAGCCAGCCAATGTCAGGGTCTACTTTGGGAGGAGGATTGCCGAGGAGCATAATCGGCTCCGAGAAGCTTTTATCTTGGAGAGATTTGTACCATCTACTGGCTGGATAGTAAAAGCCCTGCAGTGTACCGAGGAAGAGATCTTGGCTGCTGCTGGGCTAGATGCTGTTGTTTTCAATAGAATTCTAGTATTCAG CTTACGCATCTTCTCCCTAGCTGCCATTCTGTGTGTGTTTGGAATTCTACCACTGAACTACTTTGGGCAAGATATACATCATGTTCGGATTCCTTCAGAATCATTGGATATCTTTACAATTGGGAATGTGAAAGTGAGATCAAGATG GCTTTGGGTCCATTGTGTAGCCTTGTACATAATATCAGGAGTAGCTTGCATTCTCCTATATCTT GAGTACAAGCACATTGCTAGGCTGAGGCTCCGTCATCTTACTTGTGCAATGCCCAATCCAAGCCATTTTACTGTCCTTGTTCGTGGAATACCAAAGGAAACCAAAGAATCATGCAGTAATGCTATTGATGATTTCTTCACCAAGTACCATGGATCAAGCTACCTGTTCCATCAAGTTGTTTACAAAGTTGGAAAAGTTCAGAAGATAATG ACTGGTGCTAAGAAGGCATACAGGaaattcaaacattttacaGACAGCACTATTGATCAGAGGTGTCGAGCAATTTCATACCGGTGCTGTCTGTGTGGAGCCTCATCTAATTCTTTCCAGCTGTTGGCAACTGGGCTTGAGCAGAATCAGGGGAAATCTGACCTTCAAGATTCCAGCTTGAAACTAGATGATCAG GAATGCGCAGCTGCTTTTGTATATTTCAGAACTCGGTATGCTGCCCTTGTTGCCTCAGAAATACTCCAAACATCTAACCCTATGAAATGGGTTACTGATCTAGCTCCAGAACCAGATGATGTGTATTGGTCAAATCTTTGGCTACCTTATAAGCAGCTTTGGATTCGCCGAATAGCTACGCTCCTTGGTTCAATTGTTTTTATGTTATTCTTTCTGATACCAGTGACATTTATACAAGGACTATCTCAGCTAGAGCAGTTGCAGCAGAGGCTTCCTTTCCTGAAGAGGATACTGGAGAA GAAATACATGAGCCAGCTTGTAACTGGGTACCTTCCCAGTGTCATActgcaaatatttttatatgccGTTGCACCGATAATGATATTATTTTCTACATTAGAGGGGCCTATATCTCACAGTGAAAGGAAGAGGAGTGCTTGCTGTAAAGTGCTGTACTTCACTGTTTGGAACATATTCTTTGGAAATGTACTATCTGGTACTGTCATAAGCCAATTGAATGTGTTATCAAGCCCAAAGGACATCCCTGTCCAGCTTGCTAGAGCTATACCTGTCCAG GCTACCTTCTTTATCACCTATGTTCTGACATCAGGATGGGCCAGTTTATCATCTGAACTTATGCAATTATTTGGTTTAATATGGAACTTTGTGAGGAAATATATTCTACGTATGCCAGAAGACACAGAGTTTGTTCCCTCATTCCCATATCACACAGAAGTGCCAAAAGTTTTGCTGTTCGGACTACTGGGCTTCACATGCTCTGTACTGGCACCTTTGATCTTACCTTTTCTGTTAGTGTACTTCTTCCTTGGTTACATCGTGTACCGCAATCAG TTGCTCAATGTTTACCGCACAAGATATGACACAGGGGGTTTGTACTGGCCAATCGCACACAACGCAGTGATATTCTCTCTCGTGCTCACACAGATTATCTGCCTTGGTGTATTTGGCCTGAAAGAATCACCAGTAGCTGCAGGCTTCACCATACCTCTTATCATCCTCACTCTGTTATTCAATCAGTATTGCAGAAATCGACTTCTCCCATTATTCAGAACTACCCCAGCACAG GATTTAATTGACATGGACAGGGAAGACGAACGGTCAGGAAGAATGGATGAAATTCACCACCGGCTTCATTCTGCCTATTGTCAGTTCTACGACACTGAAGATATACCCTTGGAGAAAATTCAGACTGTCGGGAGCGATGAGGAACAAGGGTCTAGCTCTGATAAGTCGAATGGAAAAGAAACCTTCGAGGAACCCAGAGCGGAGTTGTCTCACCCAACACTGAATGGACTCCCAGTTAGCCGTCTTCGGCATGCTGTGAAGTCGATTACTTTCCTTGTCAGATTGCAGAAAAGAGGTTTGTCAGAATAG
- the LOC127757867 gene encoding uncharacterized protein LOC127757867 isoform X1, producing MKLEMIHVKLFTVAVLLSFSHGEGRPVCRTATTPPCFSNTTADGAIVSTLQLKDAEARCNSVDLAHVISKNCDPSEDSPSGECCRPVMATVEQGPDTCICNVANESVLATHGFSAEIIGQLYDQCGGARDIQNLSSSCYAPTADPSGTGALSPPSPSPPPPPPASPVPSPPPALVIVRYSSGNISLEITVTSIAGATFVLLVVALGYAYTQGKKSEAMQQVKAKEEEEEAAAAALAEAKRKEAKEEEEAAAAALVEAKRKEAKVEEASARKKEAADEEIEEDPVEKNRGTQATSLELVRVDF from the exons ATGAAGTTGGAGATGATACATGTCAAGCTTTTCACAGTGGCTGTTCTGCTATCATTCTCCCACGGAGAAG GGCGCCCGGTGTGTCGGACGGCCACTACGCCGCCGTGCTTCTCGAACACCACTGCTGATGGCGCCATCGTCAGCACTCTGCAGTTAAAGGATG CAGAGGCACGGTGCAACTCCGTGGATCTAGCTCACGTGATATCCAAGAACTGTGATCCTTCAGAGGACTCCCCGTCGGGCGAGTGCTGCAGGCCGGTGATGGCCACGGTGGAGCAAGGACCAGACACGTGTATTTGCAATGTGGCGAACGAGTCCGTGTTGGCAACGCACGGATTCAGCGCGGAGATAATTGGGCAGCTCTATGACCAATGTGGTGGAGCGCGCGACATACAAAACCTTAGCTCCAGTTGCTACGCTCCCA CTGCCGATCCTTCTGGCACCGGCGCATTGTCGCCAccctcaccatcaccaccaccaccaccaccggcctcTCCGGTCCCGTCACCACCTCCTGCCCTGGTCATTGTCAGGTATTCTAGTGGTAACATAAGCTTGGAGATTACAGTGACCAGCATTGCAGGAGCGACTTTTGTCCTTCTTGTGGTGGCTTTGGGTTATGCATACACGCAGGGAAAGAAATCCGAAG CAATGCAACAGGTCAAagccaaggaggaggaggaggaggcggcggctgctgcacTTGCGGAGGCTAAGAGGAAGGAagccaaggaggaggaggaggcggcagctgCTGCACTTGTTGAGGCTAAGAGGAAGGAAGCCAAGGTGGAGGAGGCGTCTGCCAGGAAGAAGGAAGCTGCGGACGAGGAGATCGAGGAAGATCCTGTCGAAAAAAATCGGGGAACGCAGGCAACGAGCTTGGAGCTTGTTCGAGTGGATTTTTAG
- the LOC127757867 gene encoding uncharacterized protein LOC127757867 isoform X2, translating to MKLEMIHVKLFTVAVLLSFSHGEGRPVCRTATTPPCFSNTTADGAIVSTLQLKDEARCNSVDLAHVISKNCDPSEDSPSGECCRPVMATVEQGPDTCICNVANESVLATHGFSAEIIGQLYDQCGGARDIQNLSSSCYAPTADPSGTGALSPPSPSPPPPPPASPVPSPPPALVIVRYSSGNISLEITVTSIAGATFVLLVVALGYAYTQGKKSEAMQQVKAKEEEEEAAAAALAEAKRKEAKEEEEAAAAALVEAKRKEAKVEEASARKKEAADEEIEEDPVEKNRGTQATSLELVRVDF from the exons ATGAAGTTGGAGATGATACATGTCAAGCTTTTCACAGTGGCTGTTCTGCTATCATTCTCCCACGGAGAAG GGCGCCCGGTGTGTCGGACGGCCACTACGCCGCCGTGCTTCTCGAACACCACTGCTGATGGCGCCATCGTCAGCACTCTGCAGTTAAAGGATG AGGCACGGTGCAACTCCGTGGATCTAGCTCACGTGATATCCAAGAACTGTGATCCTTCAGAGGACTCCCCGTCGGGCGAGTGCTGCAGGCCGGTGATGGCCACGGTGGAGCAAGGACCAGACACGTGTATTTGCAATGTGGCGAACGAGTCCGTGTTGGCAACGCACGGATTCAGCGCGGAGATAATTGGGCAGCTCTATGACCAATGTGGTGGAGCGCGCGACATACAAAACCTTAGCTCCAGTTGCTACGCTCCCA CTGCCGATCCTTCTGGCACCGGCGCATTGTCGCCAccctcaccatcaccaccaccaccaccaccggcctcTCCGGTCCCGTCACCACCTCCTGCCCTGGTCATTGTCAGGTATTCTAGTGGTAACATAAGCTTGGAGATTACAGTGACCAGCATTGCAGGAGCGACTTTTGTCCTTCTTGTGGTGGCTTTGGGTTATGCATACACGCAGGGAAAGAAATCCGAAG CAATGCAACAGGTCAAagccaaggaggaggaggaggaggcggcggctgctgcacTTGCGGAGGCTAAGAGGAAGGAagccaaggaggaggaggaggcggcagctgCTGCACTTGTTGAGGCTAAGAGGAAGGAAGCCAAGGTGGAGGAGGCGTCTGCCAGGAAGAAGGAAGCTGCGGACGAGGAGATCGAGGAAGATCCTGTCGAAAAAAATCGGGGAACGCAGGCAACGAGCTTGGAGCTTGTTCGAGTGGATTTTTAG
- the LOC127757876 gene encoding transcription factor RAX2-like: MGRSSACCDKAAVKPKRGAWTAEDDERLRSYIQQHGTGGNWMALPRKVGLRRCGKSCRLRWLNYLRPGIRHGAFSGHDDRLILALHAAVGTRWSLIAAHLPGRTDNHLNNYWNNNKKKTPPLLLAAHQLHVASTSSGGMHVGVGEGHGYDDVFAAAHSLSSTAATSFSSGGATELDEIFRSTGTSGGECSSSAQTRSTDDALMMMMMMNWHNHQNQLQLQGELQGVQQQQQQFGFGMPYW, translated from the coding sequence atggGGAGGTCGTCGGCGTGCTGCGACAAGGCGGCGGTGAAGCCGAAGCGCGGGGCATGgacggcggaggacgacgagcgGCTGCGGTCGTACATCCAGCAGCACGGCACCGGCGGCAACTGGATGGCGCTGCCGCGCAAGgtcggcctccgccgctgcggcaagagctgccgcctccgctgGCTCAACTACCTCCGCCCCGGCATCCGCCACGGCGCCTTCTCCGGCCACGACGACCGCCTCATCCTCgccctccacgccgccgtcggcaCCAGGTGGTCCCTCATCGCCGCCCACCTCCCCGGCCGGACCGACAACCACCTCAACAACTACTggaacaacaacaagaagaagacgccgcccctcctcctcgccgcccaccaGCTGCACGTTGCTAGCACCAGTAGCGGCGGCATGCACGTCGGAGTCGGAGAAGGACACGGCTACGACGACGTCTTCGCCGCCGCTCATTCGTTGTCGTCGACGGCAGCTACGAGCTTCTCGAGCGGCGGCGCAACGGAGCTCGACGAAATCTTCCGTTCCACCggcacgagcggcggcgaaTGTTCATCATCAGCTCAGACTCGGAGCACGGACGACgcgctgatgatgatgatgatgatgaattggCACAACCACCAAAACCAGCTACAATTGCAAGGCGAATTACAAggtgtgcagcagcagcagcagcaattcgGATTTGGCATGCCTTACTGGTGA